The region TCTCATCTcagatcctaaccctaacccccactgGGACTGTCTCTAACCTCTGTCTGGACCATGGAGAGTCGATGAGACCTCATCTcagatcctaaccctaacccccactgGGACTGTCTCTAACCTCTGTCTGGACCATGGAGAGTCGATGAGACCTCATCTCATCTcagatcctaaccctaacccccactgGGACTGTCTCTAACCTCTGTCTGGACCATGGAGAGTCGATGAGACCTAATCTCATCTCAGATCCTAACCCTTAAACCCCACTGGGACTGTCTCTAACCTCTGTCTGGACCATGGAGAGTCGATGAGACCTCATCTCATCTcagatcctaaccctaacccccactgGGACTGTCTCTAACCTCTGTCTGGACCATGGAGAGTCGATGAGATCTCATCTcagatcctaaccctaacccccactgGGACTGTCTCTAACCTCTGTCTGGACCATGGAGAGTCGATGAGACCTCATCTTATCTCAGATCCTAACCCTTAAACCCCACTGGGACTGTCTCTAACCTCTGTCTGGACCATGGAGAGTCGATGAGACCTCATCTCATCTCAGATCCTAACCCCCACTGGGACTGTCTCTTACCTCTGTCTGGACCATGGAGAGTCGATGCGACCTCATCTCAGACACCATACCCAGGATGTCAGTATACTCATGTTCTCTGATGTGCTGCATCAGTCGGTCCAGAGCGATGAAGGTCCCTGTCCGGCCCACACCAGCACTGTGGAGACAATACAACATCCTGTTAGTGGAGAGACACAACATCCTGTTAGTGGAGAGACACCAGCACTGTGGAGACAATACAACATCCTGTTAGTGGAGAGACACAACATCCTGTTAGTGGAGAGACACAACATCCTGTTAGTGGAGAGACACAACATCCTGTTAGTGGAGAGACACAACATCCTGTTAGTGGAGAGACACAACATCCTGTTAGTGGAGAGACACAACATCCTGTTAGTGGAGAGACACAACATCCTGTTAGTGGAGAGACACAACATCCTGTTAGTGGAGAGACACCAGCACTGTGGAGACAATACAACATCCTGTTAGTGGAGAGACACAACATCCTGTTAGTGGAGAGACACAACATCCTGTTAGTGGAGAGACACAACATCCTGTTAGTGGAGAGACACAACATCCTGTTAGTGGAGAGACACAACATCCTGTTAGTGGAGAGACACAACATCCTGTTAGTGGAGAGACACAACATCCTGTTAGTGGAGAGACACAACATCCTGTTAGTGGAGAGACACAACATCCTGTTAGTGGAGAGACACAACATCCTGTTAGTGGAGAGACACAACATCCTGTTAGTGGAGAGACACAACATCCTGTTAGTGGAGAGACACCAGCACTGTGGAGACAATACAACATCCTGTTAGTGGAGAGACACAACATCCTGTTAGTGGAGAGACACAACATCCTGTTAGTGGAGAGACACAACATCCTGTTAGTGGAGAGACACAACATCCTGTTAGTGGAGAGACACAACATCCTGTTAGTGGAGAGACACAACATCCTGTTAGTGGAGAGACACAACATCCTGTTAGTGGAGAGACACCAGCACTGTGGAGAGACACCAGCACTGTGGAGAGACACCAGCACTGTGGAGAGACACCAGCACTGTGGAGAGACACAACATCCTGTTAGTGGAGAGACACCAGCACTGTGGAGAGACACCAGCACTGTGGAGAGACACCAGCACTGTGGAGAGACACCAGCACTGTGGAGAGAAACCAGCACTGTGGAGACAACATGGTTGACATGGCTGTTAGTGGAGAGACACCAGCACTATGGAGACAACATGGTTGACATGGCTGTTAGTGGAGAGACACCAGCACTGTGGAGAGACACCAGCACTGTGGAGAGACACCAGCACTGTGGAGAGACACCAGCACTGTGGAGAGACACCAGCACTGTGGAGACAACATGGTTGACATGGCTGTTAGTGGAGAGACACCAGCCCTGTGGAGAGACACCAGCACTGTGGAGAGACACCAGCACTGTGGAGAGACACCAGCACTGTGGAGAGACACCAGCACTGTGGAGACAACATGGTTGACATGGCTGTTAGTGGAGAGACACCAGCACTGTGGAGAGACACCAGCACTGTGGAGAGACACCAGCACTATGGAGAGACACCAGCACTGTGAAGAGACACCAGCACTGTGGAGAGACACCAGCACTGTGGAGAGACACCAGCACTGTGGAGAGACACCAGCACTGTGGAGAGACACCAGCACTGTGAAGAGACACCAGCACTGTGGAGAGACACCAGCACTGTGGAGACAACATGGTTGACATGGCTGTTAGTGGAGAGACACAACATCCTGTTAGTGGAGAGACACAACATCCTGTTAGTGGAGAGACACAACATCCTGTTAGTGGAGAGACACCAGCACTGTGGAGAGACACCAGCACTGTGGAGACAACATGGTTGACATGGCTGTTAGTGGAGAGACACCAGCACTGTGGAGACAACATGGTTGACATGGCTGTTAGTGGAGAGACACCAGCACTGTGGAGAGACACCAGCACTGTGGAGAGACACCAGCACTATGGAGAGACACCAGCACTGTGGAGAGACACCAGCACTGTGGAGACAACATGGTTGACATGGCTGTTAGTGGAGAGACACCAGCACTGTGGAGAGACACCAGCACTGTGGAGAGACACCAGCACTGTGAAGAGACACCAGCACTGTGGAGAGACACCAGCACTGTGGAGACAACATGGTTGACATGGCTGTTAGTGGAGAGACACCAGCACTGTGGAGAGACACCAGCACTGTGGAGAGACACCAGCACTGTGGAGAGACACCAGCACTGTGGAGACACCATGGTTGACATGGCTGTTAGTGGAGAGACACCAACACTGTGGAGAGACACCAGCACTGTGGAGAGACACCAGCACTGTGGAGAGACACCAGCACTGTGGAGAGACACCAGCACTGTGGAGACAACATGGTTGACTCTCATCAATACAGTGAAAGAGTGTTCTGTAGAGAAACGTTTGTTACTAGGAAACTGTTTATAGTTTCTTCTCAAAGGAAACAGAGTTGTTTTGTTAATTGTGAGTTACCTTGTGGATTCCTACTTGTGTAGACTGGAAGTTTGGTCTGAAGACTGTTTCTCTAAGGACTACTGGCTTCCATTTGGGAGCTCTCAGACAACTCTGTCTGAGTAACATGTCCCTGACAGCATGGCCCCTGTGGTTGAGCCTGGTAGACCCTGTACGTACCTGCAGTGAACCACAATGGGTTCTTTGGTGCGGTTGGCCTGCTGGCGGACGATGTGTACGAACTGCAGGATGCTATCGATGGCGTTGACCGTGGGGACACCGTGGTCCGGCCAGGACGTGTAGTTGAGATGGAGGACGTCGTGAGACTCGTCAGCCTGCAGGGGGAGACACCACGGAAAGACAGACAGTTAGACAAGGCTGATGGATCAGTATACATCAGATCTCTCCATCCGGGTCGAGCTAACAGCAGGGCaccttctccacctccacctcctaaaaagggggagacttgcaagccgaagaacaccaccccaaccgtgaagcacgggggtggcagcatcatgttgtgggggtgctttgctgcagggactggtgcacctcacaaaatagatggcatcatgaggtaggaaaatgatgtggatatattgtagcaacatctcaagacatcagtcaggaagttaaagcttggtcttaaataggtcttccaaatggacaatgaccccaagtatacttccaaagttgtggcaaaatggcttaaggacaacaaagtcaaggtattggagtggccatcacaaagccctgacctcaatcctatagaacatttgtgggcagaactgaaaaagcgtttgcgagcaaggaggcctacaaacctgactcagttacaccagctctgtcaggaggcctataaacctgactcagttacaccagctctgtcaggagacctacaaacctgactcagttacaccagctctgtcaggagacctacaaacctgactcagttccaccagctctgtcaggaggcctataaacctgactcagttacaccagctctgtcaggagacctacaaacctgactcagttacaccagctctgtcaggagacctacaaacctgactcagttacaccagctctgtcaggagacctacaaacctgactcagttccaccagctctgtcaggaggcctataaacctgactcagttacaccagctctgtcaggaggcctacaaaccagactcagttacaccagctctgtcaggaggcctacaaacctgactcagttacaccagctctgtcaggaggcctacaaacctgactcagttacaccagctctgtcaggaggcctacaaaccagactcagttacaccagctctgtcaggaggcctacaaacctgactcagttacaccagctctgtcaggaggcctacaaacctgactcagttacaccagctctgtcaggaggcctacaaacctgactcagttacaccagctctgtcaggaggcctataaacctgactcagttacaccagctctgtcaggaggcctacaaacctgactcagttacaccagctctgtcaggaggaatgggacaaaattcacacaacttattgtgggtagtttgtggaaggctacccgaaacgtttgacccaagttaaacaatttaaaggcaattcaaccaaatactaattgagtgtatgtaaacttctgacccactgggaatgtgatgaaagaaataaaagctgaaataaataattctctctactattattctgacttttcacattcttaaaataaagtggtgatcctaactgaccttaaacagggaattttaactaggatgaaatgtcaggaattgtgaaaaactgagtttaaatgtctttggctaaggtgtatgtaaacctcagacttcaactgtatatgctggTGAGGCTCTAAACCCCTTTTAAAGCAGATTCATGGGCTTTATTTTAAgatgttatttggccactttagttgtgatacaaaccttattaaaacatataggactatggactagactacatgaggtgtgttactaaccttataggactatggactagactacatgaggtgtgatactaaccttataggactatggactagactacatgaggtgtgttactaaccttataggactatggactagactacatgaggtgtgaggACTATGGACTagtgaggtgtgatactaaccttataggactatggactagactacatgaggtgtgatactaaccttataggacttataggactatggactagactacatgaggtgtgatactaaccttataggactatggactagactacatgaggtgtgatactaaccttataggactatggactagactacatgaggtgtgatactaaccttataggactatggactagactacatgaggtgtgatactaaccttataggactatggactagactacatgaggtgtgatactaaccttattaggactacatgaggtgtgatactaaccttataggaacATGAGGtggatactaaccttataggactactagactacatgaggtgtgatactaaccttataggactatagggactagactacatgaggtgtgatactaaccttataggactatggactagactacatgaggtgtgatactaaccttattataGGACAtatggactatggactagactacatgaggtgtgatactaacctaaaacatataggactatggactagactacatgaggtgtgatactaaccttataggactatggactagactacatgaggtgtgatactaaccttattatggactagactacatgaggtgtgatactaaccttatagggactatgggctagactacatgaggtgtgatactaaccttataggactatggactaggctacatgaggtgtgatactaaccttataggactatggactagactacatgaggtgtgatactaaccttataggactatggactagactacatgaggtgtgatactaaccttataggactatggactagactacatgaggtgtgatactaaccttataggactatggactagactacatgaggtgtgatactaaccttataggactatggactagactacatgaggtgtgatactaaccttataggactatggactagactacatgaggtgtgatactaaccttataggactatggactagactacatgaggtgtgatactaaccttataggactatggactagactacatgaggtgtgatactaaccttataggactatggactagactacatgaggtgtgatactaaccttataggactatggactagactacatgaggtgtgatactaaccttataggactatggactagactacatgagggtGTGATactgatactaaccttataggactatggactagactacatgaggtgtgatactaaccttataggactatagactagactacatgaggtgtgatactaaccttataggactatggactagactacatgaggtgtgatactaataGGACTATAGgctataggactatggactagactacatg is a window of Oncorhynchus keta strain PuntledgeMale-10-30-2019 unplaced genomic scaffold, Oket_V2 Un_contig_21821_pilon_pilon, whole genome shotgun sequence DNA encoding:
- the LOC127921253 gene encoding receptor-type tyrosine-protein phosphatase O-like yields the protein MILQQKSHIIVMLTQCNERRRVKCDHYWPFTDEPVTYGEISVEMLSESESPEWTIRNFRLGYADESHDVLHLNYTSWPDHGVPTVNAIDSILQFVHIVRQQANRTKEPIVVHCSAGVGRTGTFIALDRLMQHIREHEYTDILGMVSEMRSHRLSMVQTEEQYVFIHQCVLLMWKKKTQTITSDVIYENISKS